One window from the genome of Oryctolagus cuniculus chromosome 1, mOryCun1.1, whole genome shotgun sequence encodes:
- the LOC100349051 gene encoding olfactory receptor 4C45-like, producing the protein MNNVTEFILLGLTQNPELQKFLFAVFSVTYLTTLAGNLLIAVTIFVSPALGSPMYFFLSYLSIIDGFYSSSIAPKMIFDLVSEKSTISFNGCMTQVFFVHFFAGAEIVVLIVMAYDRYVAICKPLYYTRIMNQSMCEFLLGVAGIIGFLHGGIQILFISQLPFCGPNIMDHFACDLMPLLQLACTDTHTLGPLIAANSGSMCLLSFSMLVASYVIILHTVRAESSAGRRKALSTCSSHITVVILFFVPCSYLYLRPMTNFPTDKAVTVFCSLVTPMLNPLIYTLRNAEVKNVMKKLWGKQ; encoded by the coding sequence ATGAACAACGTAACAGAATTCATCCTGCTGGGCCTCACCCAAAATCCAGAACTGCAGAAattcctatttgctgtgttttcagTCACCTACTTgaccacattagcaggaaacctgcTCATCGCAGTCACCATCTTcgttagcccagccctgggctctcccATGTACTTTTTCCTGTCCTATCTGTCCATTATAGATGGTTTCTACTCTTCTTCCATAGCACCCAAAATGATCTTTGACTTGGTCTCTGAGAAGAGCACCATCTCCTTCAACGGATGCATGACTCAGGTATTTTTTGTGCATTTCTTTGCTGGAGCTGAGATCGTCGTGCTAATTGtcatggcctatgaccgctatgtggccatctgtaagCCCTTGTACTACACAAGAATCATGAACCAATCTATGTGTGAATTCCTGCTGGGGGTGGCTGGGATCATCGGATTTCTGCATGGAGGCATCCAGATTTTGTTCATAAGCCAGTTACCATTCTGTGGCCCCAACATCATGGACCATTTTGCATGTGATCTCATGCCTCTCCTGCAGCTGGCCTGCACTGACACGCACACTTTGGGACCCCTGATTGCTGCCAACAGTGGGTCTATGTGCCTGCTCAGTTTTTCTATGCTGGTAGCTTCCTATGTCATCATCCTGCACACTGTGAGGGCAGAGAGTTCTGCAGGGCGTCGCAAAGCTCTGTCTACCTGCTCCTCTCATATCACTGTTGTCATCTTATTCTTCGTACCTTGTTCATACCTGTACCTGAGACCCATGACCAACTTCCCCACTGACAAGGCTGTGACTGTGTTTTGCTCCTTAGTAACTCCTATGCTGAATCCTTTG